One Oryzomonas sagensis DNA segment encodes these proteins:
- a CDS encoding DNA-3-methyladenine glycosylase I encodes MEERNVGAREAARTADEPNAPGAGAVIRCAWAGSDPLYQAYHDREWGVPVHDDRVLFEFLTLEGAQAGLSWITILRKREAYRAAFAGFDPEAVARFDENKVAALLANPGIVRNRLKVESTITNARAFLKVQEEFGSFAAYQWGFVDGRPLRNGWGSIKEVPPSTPQSDALSRDLKRRGFRFVGTTICYAHMQAVGMVNDHTVDCFRWRELQEEESWRVR; translated from the coding sequence ATGGAGGAGAGAAACGTGGGGGCAAGGGAAGCCGCCCGAACGGCAGATGAGCCGAATGCGCCCGGGGCCGGTGCCGTTATCCGCTGTGCCTGGGCCGGCAGCGACCCGCTCTACCAGGCCTACCACGACCGGGAATGGGGTGTGCCGGTGCACGACGACCGGGTGCTGTTCGAGTTCCTGACGCTGGAAGGCGCCCAGGCCGGGCTCTCCTGGATCACCATCCTGCGCAAGCGGGAGGCCTATCGCGCCGCCTTTGCCGGCTTCGATCCCGAGGCGGTGGCCCGCTTCGACGAGAACAAGGTGGCGGCACTGCTGGCCAACCCCGGCATCGTCCGCAACCGTCTGAAGGTGGAATCCACCATCACCAACGCCCGCGCCTTCCTGAAGGTCCAGGAGGAATTCGGCTCCTTCGCGGCCTACCAGTGGGGTTTCGTGGACGGCAGGCCGCTACGGAATGGCTGGGGGAGCATCAAGGAGGTTCCGCCCAGCACGCCCCAGTCCGACGCCCTGAGCCGCGACCTGAAACGGCGCGGCTTTCGCTTTGTCGGCACGACCATCTGCTACGCCCACATGCAGGCGGTCGGCATGGTCAACGACCACACCGTGGATTGCTTCCGCTGGCGGGAATTGCAGGAAGAGGAGTCATGGCGGGTGCGCTGA
- the glgC gene encoding glucose-1-phosphate adenylyltransferase: MYSSDNVGRNTIAMVLAGGRGERLNPLTMRRAKPSVSFGGKYKIIDFVLSNLFNSGIKKVYILTQYRAYSLNKHIRESWGKWTGLGEFYVAISPETSSESEEWFKGTADAILQYLRFVESSDADYVAVFGGDHIYKMDISQMINYHRMNRADITIAALEVPVEEARRFGVFSVDDDSRVTAFAEKPANPETIPGRATCFASMGNYIFPTKKLIEVLLEGKKQHEDLDFGKHVIPMMLEKGDRVFAYNFNDNLIPGMKSEERGYWKDVGTIDSYYEANMDLIHVSPQLNLYNYKWPILTNQGNLPPAKTVFDDDDRRGQNIDSYVCAGCITSGGTVRRSIIGPLCKINSFSLVEDSILFENVNIGRHAKIRKTIIDKGVVIPDGAIIGYDREADLRRGYTVTESGIVVVPRKDSAIK, encoded by the coding sequence ATGTACAGCTCTGACAACGTCGGCAGGAACACGATCGCAATGGTACTGGCCGGAGGCAGGGGGGAACGGCTCAATCCGCTGACCATGCGCCGGGCGAAACCGAGCGTTTCCTTCGGCGGCAAATACAAGATCATCGATTTCGTGCTCTCCAACCTGTTCAACTCGGGCATCAAGAAGGTCTACATCCTGACCCAGTACCGGGCCTACTCGCTCAACAAGCATATCCGGGAATCCTGGGGCAAGTGGACCGGCCTGGGGGAGTTCTACGTGGCCATCTCGCCGGAAACCAGCAGCGAGAGCGAGGAGTGGTTCAAGGGAACCGCCGACGCCATCCTGCAGTACCTGCGGTTCGTGGAGTCCTCGGATGCGGATTACGTGGCCGTGTTCGGCGGCGACCACATCTACAAGATGGATATCAGCCAGATGATCAACTACCATCGCATGAACCGGGCCGACATCACGATCGCGGCCCTGGAGGTGCCGGTGGAAGAGGCCAGACGGTTCGGGGTCTTTTCCGTGGACGACGATTCCCGGGTGACCGCTTTCGCGGAAAAACCGGCCAATCCCGAAACCATCCCCGGAAGGGCAACCTGCTTTGCCTCCATGGGCAACTACATCTTTCCCACCAAGAAGCTGATCGAGGTGCTGCTGGAAGGGAAGAAGCAGCACGAAGACCTGGATTTCGGCAAGCACGTGATCCCCATGATGCTGGAAAAGGGGGACCGGGTGTTCGCCTATAACTTCAACGATAACCTGATCCCCGGCATGAAGAGCGAGGAGCGGGGCTACTGGAAGGACGTGGGCACCATCGACTCCTACTACGAGGCCAACATGGACCTGATCCATGTATCGCCCCAGCTCAATCTCTACAACTACAAATGGCCCATCCTCACCAACCAGGGGAACCTGCCGCCGGCCAAGACGGTCTTCGACGACGACGACCGCCGCGGCCAGAACATCGACTCGTACGTCTGCGCGGGCTGCATCACCAGCGGCGGCACGGTCCGCCGGTCGATCATCGGCCCGTTGTGCAAGATCAACAGCTTCAGCCTCGTGGAGGATTCCATCCTGTTCGAAAACGTGAACATCGGCAGGCACGCCAAGATCAGAAAGACGATCATCGACAAGGGGGTGGTCATCCCGGACGGGGCGATCATCGGCTACGACCGCGAGGCGGACCTGCGCCGGGGCTACACCGTAACCGAATCGGGCATCGTGGTGGTGCCGCGGAAAGATTCGGCGATCAAATAG
- the hemG gene encoding protoporphyrinogen oxidase, with product MKKVIVIGGGISGLATAWLLRDKARTAGVELDLALLEKDERVGGKIWSIKADGYTCEWGPNGFLDSKPQTLELCSAIGVDGNLHRSNDNARKRFIFSGGELHQLPENGASFLKSRLISWPGKLRLALEPTPFIAKAPQGVDETLAAFGRRRLGEEALDKLIAPMVSGIFAGDPETMSLVSCFPRIAELEREYGGLVRAMIMLARKKKKERAAGKAVSSAAGPGGVLTSFREGIQYLTDALAASLGDVVKPASPVAAVAKGQSVPYRVRCADGSEREADVVIVAAPAFATAEMLTGLDAGLSGVLRQIPYATMTVICFGYERDRISHPLDGFGYLVPKKEGRSILGTLWDSSMFENRAPEGKVLLRSMMGGACFPEYVKLSDDEVTARVKRDLKDTMGIGVDPSFVRIFRHEQAIPQYTAGHGKRLEALGAGLAAHPGLILTGNSYRGIGLNDCVAAAQRASDEALGLL from the coding sequence ATGAAAAAGGTGATCGTGATAGGCGGCGGCATTTCGGGGCTGGCGACGGCCTGGCTGCTGCGGGACAAGGCGCGCACGGCGGGGGTGGAACTGGACCTGGCCCTGCTGGAGAAGGATGAACGGGTCGGCGGCAAGATCTGGAGCATCAAGGCCGACGGCTATACCTGCGAATGGGGTCCCAACGGCTTCCTGGACAGCAAGCCCCAGACCCTGGAGCTCTGCTCGGCCATCGGCGTCGACGGCAACCTGCACCGCAGCAACGACAACGCCCGCAAGCGCTTCATCTTCTCCGGCGGCGAACTGCACCAACTGCCGGAGAACGGCGCATCCTTCCTGAAGAGCCGCTTGATCTCCTGGCCCGGCAAGCTGCGCCTGGCCCTGGAGCCGACGCCGTTCATCGCCAAGGCCCCCCAGGGGGTGGACGAGACCCTGGCCGCCTTCGGCCGCCGCAGGCTGGGTGAGGAGGCGTTGGACAAGCTGATCGCGCCCATGGTGTCGGGCATCTTTGCCGGCGACCCGGAAACCATGTCGCTCGTCTCCTGTTTCCCGCGCATTGCCGAACTGGAACGGGAGTACGGTGGGCTGGTCCGGGCCATGATCATGCTGGCCAGGAAGAAGAAAAAGGAGCGGGCCGCGGGCAAGGCGGTCTCCAGCGCCGCCGGTCCGGGGGGCGTCCTGACCTCGTTCCGCGAGGGCATCCAGTACCTGACCGACGCCCTGGCCGCATCCCTGGGGGACGTGGTCAAGCCGGCCAGCCCGGTGGCGGCGGTGGCGAAGGGGCAGAGCGTCCCCTACCGCGTGCGCTGCGCCGACGGCAGCGAGCGGGAGGCGGACGTGGTCATCGTCGCCGCTCCCGCCTTTGCCACGGCCGAGATGCTCACCGGCCTGGATGCGGGGCTTTCCGGCGTGTTGCGCCAGATCCCCTACGCCACCATGACCGTGATCTGCTTCGGCTACGAGCGCGACCGGATCTCTCACCCCCTGGACGGCTTCGGCTATCTGGTCCCCAAGAAGGAGGGGCGCAGCATCCTGGGCACCCTGTGGGATTCCAGCATGTTCGAGAACCGCGCGCCGGAAGGCAAGGTGCTCCTGCGCAGCATGATGGGCGGGGCCTGTTTCCCGGAGTATGTCAAGCTGAGCGACGACGAGGTGACGGCGCGGGTCAAGCGGGACCTCAAGGATACGATGGGGATCGGCGTTGATCCGTCGTTCGTGCGGATTTTCCGCCACGAACAGGCCATCCCCCAGTACACGGCGGGGCACGGCAAGCGCCTGGAGGCGTTGGGGGCGGGGCTTGCGGCCCATCCCGGCCTGATCCTGACCGGCAACTCCTACCGGGGCATCGGCTTGAACGACTGCGTGGCCGCAGCCCAGCGGGCTTCGGACGAGGCGCTGGGGCTGCTGTAG
- a CDS encoding MarR family winged helix-turn-helix transcriptional regulator, whose translation MEQIERIAQLYPVIMRVMGRIRSIVHEGMDLTYNQYKMLLTIYDKGNCTLNVLAKELQIAMSSASEMVDRLVNLGFVYRTVDEDNRRQVMIYTTEKGEELIRELRRGIVENYRTLLDRLPPRDQERLVVAFENLAEILGKLE comes from the coding sequence ATGGAACAGATCGAACGGATAGCCCAGCTCTACCCGGTCATCATGCGGGTCATGGGGAGGATCAGGAGCATCGTCCACGAGGGGATGGACCTGACCTACAACCAGTACAAGATGCTGCTGACCATTTACGACAAGGGCAACTGCACCCTGAACGTGCTGGCCAAGGAGCTCCAGATCGCCATGAGCTCGGCCAGCGAGATGGTGGACCGGCTGGTCAACCTGGGGTTCGTGTACCGGACCGTGGACGAAGACAACCGCCGCCAGGTGATGATCTACACCACGGAAAAGGGCGAGGAACTGATCCGGGAGTTGCGCCGGGGGATCGTGGAGAACTACCGCACCCTGCTGGACCGGCTGCCGCCCCGGGATCAGGAGCGGCTGGTGGTCGCCTTTGAAAACCTGGCGGAGATTCTCGGCAAGCTGGAATAG
- a CDS encoding twin-arginine translocase TatA/TatE family subunit, translating to MFGFGVPELLIVLAIVVVVFGASHLPEIGGALGKTIRNFKKASEGRDEIEVKAKEA from the coding sequence ATGTTCGGATTCGGCGTACCGGAATTGCTCATCGTTCTCGCCATAGTCGTGGTGGTCTTCGGAGCCAGCCACCTTCCTGAGATCGGCGGTGCCCTGGGCAAGACCATCCGCAATTTCAAAAAGGCGTCAGAAGGCAGGGACGAGATCGAGGTCAAGGCGAAAGAGGCATAA
- a CDS encoding metallophosphoesterase family protein: MSQNDDKNKGLEPGATKGIDRREFIKRTAAGAGAVAVGMVMGGCGTSSSAATTSSIAAVVPSKTAWKFAVMNDTQWTQTDDGYNPNGTPVDIIAKLNQEFINKGVKFVVQTGDLTEKASSTGTTSATKTVNGTTTTYTYSNTAAEDMRAVFAQTLYNAGIGFFPLRGNHDSATTTATEFQRAFPQTQNGQMNTTPADVLSLTNPDADLQPSPAKNGAAFTLGSNFSSPSTDVNNLKGLSYSFDYNNVRFVLLDQFNPANNLNADGTAYALGTTIAAQQSWIDATLAGKPTGGHAFVFSHKGMITQDHTDVLFGNDPSAASSPGLDAFITSLKNNNVGYHFCGHDHMYDRSLVATSDGMTAKVMQIVGASNSSKFYYPANPSNDVTYSGGKRQTLAKQELNTIGYCIVTVDGSHVTVDYYSAPAYPAPVNGGVIATVPPLTFTKRETFGYSLNGTQFVVAAGAAYTAVQNTSTAGSGTVAKVLAGSNGYTVTDPSGRFFSATVNTGWYAANATASDILLLRGMSASLGSTQTDIFALSLTYDKTKVTDTQIQAGSFALAAPDDSGNWTNAVNKSTGGTKKFVLGPWKSSYTLGTYGVDTASGTVWAVVNYNGYFAAVAGV, from the coding sequence ATGTCACAGAATGACGACAAGAACAAGGGTCTCGAACCAGGTGCGACAAAGGGTATCGACCGGCGCGAGTTCATAAAGCGCACCGCAGCCGGCGCCGGCGCCGTCGCGGTGGGTATGGTCATGGGAGGCTGCGGGACATCGTCGTCTGCTGCCACGACCAGTTCGATTGCAGCCGTAGTGCCGTCCAAGACCGCATGGAAATTCGCCGTCATGAACGACACCCAATGGACCCAGACCGATGACGGCTACAACCCCAACGGCACGCCAGTGGACATCATTGCCAAGCTGAACCAGGAGTTTATCAACAAGGGTGTCAAGTTTGTGGTGCAGACCGGTGACCTGACGGAAAAGGCAAGTTCGACCGGTACCACCAGCGCCACCAAGACGGTCAACGGCACGACCACGACCTATACCTACTCGAACACCGCCGCCGAGGACATGCGGGCGGTCTTTGCCCAGACCCTGTACAACGCCGGGATCGGTTTCTTCCCCCTGCGCGGCAACCACGACAGTGCGACAACCACGGCCACCGAGTTCCAACGTGCCTTTCCCCAGACACAGAACGGCCAGATGAACACAACGCCGGCGGATGTCTTAAGCCTCACCAACCCCGATGCCGACCTCCAGCCCTCCCCAGCCAAGAACGGCGCCGCCTTCACCCTCGGCTCCAACTTCAGCAGCCCCAGCACCGATGTGAATAACCTGAAGGGCCTGTCCTATTCATTCGACTACAACAATGTGCGCTTCGTGCTGCTCGACCAGTTTAATCCGGCCAACAACCTTAACGCCGACGGCACGGCCTATGCCCTCGGCACGACCATCGCCGCGCAGCAGAGTTGGATCGATGCCACCCTGGCCGGCAAGCCCACCGGCGGCCACGCCTTTGTCTTCAGCCACAAGGGGATGATCACCCAGGATCATACGGATGTGCTCTTCGGTAACGATCCGTCGGCCGCCAGCTCCCCGGGGCTGGACGCTTTCATCACCAGCTTGAAGAACAACAACGTAGGTTATCACTTCTGCGGCCACGACCACATGTACGACCGCAGCCTGGTGGCCACCTCAGACGGCATGACCGCCAAGGTGATGCAGATTGTGGGTGCCTCCAACAGCAGCAAGTTCTACTATCCCGCCAATCCCTCCAACGACGTGACCTACAGCGGCGGCAAGCGCCAGACACTTGCCAAACAGGAACTGAACACCATTGGCTATTGCATCGTGACCGTTGACGGGTCGCACGTGACGGTGGACTACTACTCCGCTCCCGCCTATCCCGCGCCGGTCAACGGCGGGGTGATCGCCACCGTGCCGCCCCTCACCTTCACCAAGCGTGAGACCTTCGGGTACAGCCTGAACGGCACCCAGTTCGTGGTGGCGGCCGGTGCCGCCTATACCGCGGTACAGAATACGAGCACGGCCGGGAGCGGCACGGTCGCCAAGGTTTTGGCCGGTTCCAACGGCTATACGGTGACCGATCCTTCGGGACGCTTTTTCAGCGCCACGGTCAACACCGGCTGGTATGCTGCCAATGCCACCGCCAGCGACATCCTGCTGCTGCGGGGCATGTCGGCCTCCTTGGGGAGCACCCAGACCGACATCTTCGCCCTCTCCCTGACCTACGACAAGACCAAGGTGACCGACACCCAGATCCAGGCCGGCTCCTTCGCCCTGGCTGCGCCGGACGACAGCGGCAACTGGACCAACGCCGTGAACAAGAGCACCGGCGGCACGAAAAAGTTCGTGCTCGGCCCCTGGAAATCCAGTTATACCTTGGGCACCTATGGTGTGGATACGGCCAGCGGCACGGTTTGGGCGGTCGTCAACTACAACGGCTACTTCGCCGCCGTGGCCGGCGTCTAG
- a CDS encoding DnaJ C-terminal domain-containing protein, whose product MAQTDYYKALGVDKSATPDEIKKAFRKLAVKYHPDRNPGDKASEDKFKEINEAYAVLSDAKKKEEYDTFGSSGFHRQYSQEDIFRGFDFGNAYKDMGAGGGEDIFSRLFGGAFGRGGRNGFRAAPQKGADHEMETDVSFRDAAQGAEKLVAFRRNGKREELKVKIPAGVENGSKIRIAGKGGQGEGGGPQGDLYLIIRVLADPVFTREGGDLFVERSIPFSAACLGTSLDVPTLEGDKRIKVPAGIQAGTKIRLKGCGVKPLGSNTKGDLYVKITIQIPGSLSTEQKKLVEALAGNGL is encoded by the coding sequence ATGGCACAGACGGATTATTACAAAGCGCTGGGAGTCGATAAGAGCGCCACCCCGGACGAAATCAAGAAGGCTTTCCGCAAGCTGGCGGTCAAGTACCACCCCGACCGCAATCCGGGGGACAAGGCGTCCGAGGATAAATTCAAGGAGATCAATGAGGCCTATGCCGTGCTCTCCGATGCCAAGAAAAAGGAAGAGTACGACACCTTCGGCTCGAGCGGGTTCCACCGGCAGTACAGCCAGGAGGACATCTTCCGCGGTTTCGACTTCGGCAACGCCTACAAGGATATGGGGGCGGGAGGCGGCGAAGACATCTTCTCGCGCCTGTTCGGTGGTGCCTTTGGCCGCGGCGGGCGGAACGGCTTCCGGGCGGCGCCCCAAAAGGGTGCTGACCACGAAATGGAGACCGACGTCAGTTTCCGCGATGCCGCCCAGGGCGCCGAAAAGCTGGTGGCTTTCCGCAGGAACGGCAAGCGGGAGGAACTCAAGGTAAAGATCCCGGCCGGCGTGGAAAACGGCAGCAAGATTCGTATTGCCGGCAAAGGTGGGCAGGGGGAAGGCGGCGGGCCGCAGGGGGATCTCTACCTGATCATCCGCGTGCTGGCCGATCCGGTCTTTACCCGCGAGGGAGGCGATCTGTTCGTGGAGCGCTCCATACCCTTCAGCGCCGCCTGCCTGGGGACCTCACTGGATGTGCCTACCCTGGAGGGGGATAAGCGCATCAAGGTGCCGGCCGGCATTCAGGCCGGTACGAAGATCCGCCTCAAGGGGTGCGGCGTGAAGCCGCTGGGATCGAACACCAAGGGGGATCTCTATGTGAAGATCACCATCCAGATACCGGGGTCGCTGAGTACCGAGCAGAAAAAACTGGTGGAGGCATTGGCCGGAAACGGCCTGTAG
- a CDS encoding sensor histidine kinase: METPADRHIDGAISLELLKQLAYNEKMSELGRISAGVVHELNAPLSVIISASQLIMREADVPEFVREMVARISSEALRLSHMTRGLLNFSSQEETESGGEADVNLTVGFVLDFLDYEAARRGVTLLRKLDYHLPVVEVGANLLKQVLLNIIMNALQAMEREGGSLMVETLAPEPGKVSIVIADTGPGIPAAALTKIFDPYFTTKKPGEGTGLGLFVTKTLVENLGGSIGVRSTEGEGTTFTVTFAVEE; encoded by the coding sequence ATGGAAACCCCGGCAGACAGGCATATCGACGGAGCCATCAGTCTAGAGCTTCTCAAGCAATTGGCATACAACGAGAAGATGTCCGAACTCGGCAGGATATCCGCGGGTGTGGTCCATGAACTGAACGCGCCGCTTTCCGTCATCATCTCGGCCTCCCAGTTGATCATGCGGGAAGCCGATGTGCCGGAGTTCGTCCGGGAGATGGTTGCCCGAATCAGCTCCGAGGCCCTGCGCCTCTCCCACATGACGCGCGGGTTGCTCAATTTCAGCAGCCAGGAGGAAACGGAATCGGGCGGGGAGGCGGACGTCAACCTGACGGTGGGGTTCGTGCTGGACTTTCTCGACTACGAAGCGGCTCGGCGCGGAGTGACCCTGCTGCGGAAACTGGACTACCATCTGCCGGTGGTGGAGGTCGGCGCCAACCTGCTGAAACAGGTCCTGCTCAACATCATCATGAATGCCCTGCAGGCCATGGAACGGGAAGGGGGCAGCCTGATGGTCGAAACCCTGGCGCCGGAGCCGGGAAAGGTGAGCATCGTCATCGCCGATACCGGGCCCGGCATCCCGGCCGCAGCCCTGACCAAGATATTTGATCCTTATTTCACCACCAAAAAGCCGGGTGAAGGCACCGGGCTGGGGTTGTTCGTCACCAAGACGCTGGTGGAAAATCTGGGGGGGAGTATCGGGGTGCGAAGCACGGAAGGGGAGGGGACGACCTTTACCGTGACCTTCGCCGTTGAAGAGTAA
- a CDS encoding ammonium transporter, with protein sequence MKLKLYFAAIMLVILAGLIPICAMAEEKKDAAPAAPAAAPAATAPAAAAPAAAAPATPPDVKPVLNTGDTAWMLVCCALVLLMTPGLAFFYGGMVRQKNVLSTMMHSFVAMGIVGVQWAVIGYSLAFAPDLGGGLVGNCSKFMLNGLIIMKDAATGTVDWALFQNYAKEPGAIPELVFAMYQAMFAMITVALISGALAERVKFSAFCLFVLLWTTLVYDPLAHWVWMTDGWLFKKGALDFAGGTVVHLSSGISALAFLVFLGKRRGFPTERMAPHSLPLTLLGVGLLWFGWFGFNAGSAVVGVNTSDAAGGLAGLAFTTTAIAPAAAGLSWMFAEWFHAGKPSALGFGSGIVAGLVVITPAAGFVQPGAALLMGFAAGIVCYLGVLMKAKLKYDDSLDAFGVHGIGGTFGAILTGVFATVGATGLLTGNAKQLMIQLIAVLAAGGYAFIVTLIIAFVLNKTIGLRVDKEDEIMGLDQTQHSESGYNM encoded by the coding sequence ATGAAGCTCAAACTGTATTTTGCCGCAATTATGCTTGTCATCCTGGCCGGTCTGATACCGATCTGCGCCATGGCTGAAGAGAAAAAGGACGCCGCCCCGGCAGCACCCGCCGCGGCCCCGGCCGCAACCGCGCCTGCCGCCGCCGCTCCGGCGGCAGCAGCCCCGGCCACGCCGCCCGACGTCAAGCCGGTGCTCAACACCGGCGATACCGCCTGGATGCTGGTTTGTTGCGCCCTGGTGCTGTTGATGACCCCCGGTCTGGCCTTTTTCTACGGCGGCATGGTCCGTCAGAAAAACGTCCTCTCCACCATGATGCATTCGTTCGTGGCCATGGGCATCGTCGGTGTTCAGTGGGCGGTCATCGGCTACTCACTCGCTTTCGCCCCCGACCTTGGCGGCGGCCTGGTGGGCAACTGCAGCAAGTTCATGCTGAACGGCCTCATCATCATGAAGGATGCCGCCACCGGCACGGTGGATTGGGCCCTGTTCCAGAACTACGCCAAGGAGCCCGGCGCGATTCCCGAGTTGGTATTCGCCATGTACCAGGCCATGTTCGCCATGATTACCGTCGCCCTCATCTCCGGCGCCCTGGCGGAACGCGTCAAGTTTTCTGCCTTCTGCCTGTTCGTGCTGCTCTGGACCACCCTGGTCTATGACCCCCTGGCCCACTGGGTCTGGATGACCGACGGCTGGCTCTTTAAAAAAGGCGCTCTGGACTTCGCCGGCGGTACGGTCGTCCATCTCTCCTCCGGTATTTCGGCCCTGGCGTTCCTGGTGTTTCTCGGCAAGCGCCGCGGTTTCCCGACCGAGCGCATGGCTCCCCATAGCCTCCCGCTGACCCTGTTGGGCGTTGGCCTGCTCTGGTTCGGGTGGTTCGGATTCAACGCCGGTTCAGCGGTTGTCGGCGTCAACACCTCCGATGCGGCGGGCGGCCTGGCCGGTCTGGCTTTTACCACCACCGCCATCGCTCCGGCTGCCGCCGGCCTCTCCTGGATGTTCGCCGAATGGTTCCACGCCGGCAAGCCCAGCGCCCTCGGTTTCGGTTCGGGTATCGTGGCCGGTCTGGTCGTCATCACCCCGGCAGCCGGTTTCGTACAGCCGGGTGCTGCCCTGCTCATGGGTTTTGCCGCCGGTATCGTCTGCTACCTGGGTGTGTTGATGAAAGCCAAGCTGAAATATGACGACTCCCTGGATGCCTTTGGCGTGCACGGCATCGGCGGAACCTTTGGCGCCATCTTGACCGGCGTCTTCGCCACCGTCGGCGCAACCGGCCTTCTGACCGGCAACGCCAAGCAGCTCATGATCCAGTTGATCGCGGTTCTTGCGGCCGGGGGCTATGCCTTCATCGTCACCCTGATCATCGCCTTTGTTCTGAATAAGACCATCGGCCTGCGCGTGGATAAGGAAGACGAAATCATGGGCCTCGACCAGACGCAGCACTCCGAGTCCGGCTACAATATGTAA
- a CDS encoding P-II family nitrogen regulator — translation MKLIEAIIKPFKLDEVKDALNEIGIEGITVSEVKGFGRQKGHTELYRGAEYVVDFIPKIKIEIAVSDDLVTKVVETIQNTAKTGRIGDGKIFIVSLEEAVRIRTGEKGTDAI, via the coding sequence ATGAAACTCATCGAAGCTATCATAAAGCCCTTTAAATTGGACGAGGTTAAGGATGCCCTCAATGAAATCGGCATCGAAGGTATAACGGTCAGCGAGGTCAAGGGGTTCGGCCGGCAGAAAGGGCACACCGAGCTCTATCGCGGTGCAGAGTACGTGGTTGATTTCATCCCCAAGATCAAGATCGAGATTGCAGTGAGCGACGATCTGGTCACCAAGGTAGTGGAGACGATTCAAAATACGGCCAAGACCGGCAGGATCGGTGACGGCAAGATCTTTATCGTCTCGCTTGAAGAGGCGGTAAGGATCAGAACCGGCGAAAAAGGTACGGACGCGATTTAA
- a CDS encoding Rieske (2Fe-2S) protein translates to MTPVAKVGEIPNFGKKVVSVSDREILLVNVKGTIFACENECPHQGSPMNAAVVKEGYIACPRHGYRFNLADGGCTDHPDLTLKTFPVQISGDDILIDPA, encoded by the coding sequence ATGACACCGGTGGCAAAGGTCGGCGAGATTCCTAACTTCGGCAAGAAGGTTGTTTCCGTCTCAGACCGGGAAATTCTCCTGGTCAACGTCAAAGGGACCATCTTCGCCTGCGAGAACGAATGTCCCCACCAGGGGAGCCCCATGAATGCCGCCGTTGTCAAAGAGGGGTATATCGCCTGCCCGCGCCACGGCTACCGCTTCAACCTTGCCGATGGCGGATGCACGGATCACCCCGACCTCACCCTGAAAACCTTTCCCGTCCAAATCAGTGGAGACGACATCCTCATCGATCCGGCATAG